One genomic window of Methanosarcina acetivorans C2A includes the following:
- a CDS encoding phytoene desaturase family protein codes for MENYDSIVIGGGVSGLLSALVLSKSGKKVLVLEKNRKLGNNCNSYLVNGYQVDTGPHAITQLHEGGPLRYLMENYFDYIPAFVDYGDYFIRDKDGLKEVPTTLTGYLTMDVLPRKDRLIIAQSLTKMLLSWQFGTDISNISVYQSLPWNTLSSDTKEFMDTFSYFLSGKSAKETSVQRMFVGGGFIEEDIEKDITHENSEHQYIDKFKRMSYVSRLLNNNKVNYNQYYPRNGLKAILNAILYSLPETVEIKTNTAVEQIITENNTAKGVLTNEGSYFADTIIYSAFAKDLPRYVTDLPASYVSDLSRIKQSKSLTIWLGLDEEFEEFNYTGGEVWFKQKPFWAMPISNYNKSFAPAGKKLVGFMFSIDENSSLESEKSDAYETILRVYPGINKHIDMIHYQMTVPEKASMAINGFIAGITTPVKNLYLVGTDVDERSMGITRAAYSIVKLITVLRKEQIPNL; via the coding sequence ATGGAGAATTATGATTCGATTGTAATAGGCGGTGGCGTCAGTGGCTTATTATCTGCTCTGGTATTGTCCAAGTCCGGGAAAAAAGTTCTTGTTTTAGAGAAAAACAGAAAGCTGGGAAATAATTGTAATAGCTATCTTGTTAACGGTTATCAAGTCGATACCGGGCCTCATGCCATTACTCAACTCCATGAGGGTGGGCCACTAAGATATTTAATGGAAAATTATTTTGACTATATTCCTGCTTTTGTTGATTATGGTGATTATTTTATACGTGATAAAGATGGTTTAAAGGAAGTTCCCACCACTCTTACGGGCTACCTTACAATGGATGTGTTGCCAAGAAAAGATCGTCTCATAATTGCGCAGTCATTGACTAAAATGCTGCTTTCATGGCAATTCGGAACTGACATATCTAATATTTCAGTTTATCAATCCCTGCCATGGAATACACTCTCATCTGACACGAAAGAATTCATGGATACATTTAGTTATTTTTTATCCGGAAAATCCGCAAAAGAGACATCGGTTCAGAGGATGTTTGTCGGAGGTGGATTTATTGAAGAGGATATAGAAAAGGATATTACTCACGAAAATAGTGAACATCAGTATATTGATAAATTTAAAAGAATGTCTTATGTCAGTCGATTGTTGAATAATAACAAAGTAAATTATAATCAGTATTATCCGCGAAACGGTTTGAAAGCGATATTAAATGCCATTCTGTATTCTTTGCCAGAAACGGTGGAGATTAAAACTAATACTGCCGTAGAACAGATAATCACAGAAAACAACACTGCAAAAGGAGTCTTAACAAATGAAGGTTCCTATTTTGCAGATACGATTATTTACTCAGCTTTTGCAAAAGATCTCCCTAGATATGTTACTGATTTACCTGCGTCTTATGTTTCGGATTTAAGCAGAATCAAACAGTCGAAGTCCTTAACAATATGGCTTGGTCTGGACGAAGAGTTTGAAGAATTCAACTACACAGGGGGAGAAGTGTGGTTTAAACAAAAACCTTTCTGGGCAATGCCGATAAGCAATTATAACAAGAGTTTTGCTCCTGCGGGCAAAAAGCTTGTAGGTTTTATGTTTTCCATAGATGAAAATAGTTCATTAGAATCTGAAAAATCGGATGCTTACGAGACTATTTTGCGAGTTTATCCTGGTATAAACAAACATATAGATATGATTCATTATCAAATGACCGTTCCGGAAAAAGCTTCTATGGCAATAAATGGTTTTATCGCAGGGATAACTACGCCAGTAAAAAATCTGTATCTAGTTGGTACAGATGTGGATGAACGCAGTATGGGAATAACCAGAGCTGCTTATTCTATAGTGAAACTCATAACCGTTTTGAGAAAGGAACAAATTCCAAACCTATGA
- a CDS encoding DUF1890 domain-containing protein, whose amino-acid sequence MTGAKVLLMMGCPEIPIQTSIALYLSHKLTNLGFDVTVAGTEAATRLLKVSDSDGYYAKKLVNLDKTMEDIIEKRSDFDICFAFMHNDAGMTYAATMSALSQAKLYSIVFGRHADELAETIEFDGEKIVSKDVHNPLRLKNRLDKIVEGIAI is encoded by the coding sequence ATGACCGGCGCAAAAGTGCTCCTCATGATGGGATGCCCCGAGATCCCGATTCAAACCAGCATTGCCCTATATCTTTCCCACAAGCTGACCAACTTAGGATTCGATGTAACGGTTGCAGGGACGGAAGCTGCAACAAGACTTTTGAAAGTTTCCGATTCCGATGGCTATTATGCAAAAAAGCTGGTGAATCTCGATAAAACCATGGAGGACATTATTGAGAAAAGATCGGATTTCGACATCTGTTTCGCCTTTATGCATAACGATGCCGGAATGACCTATGCAGCGACCATGAGTGCCCTTTCTCAGGCAAAGCTTTATTCGATAGTCTTTGGCAGACACGCCGACGAACTGGCTGAAACCATCGAATTCGATGGTGAAAAGATCGTCTCGAAGGATGTTCACAACCCCCTCCGCCTCAAGAACAGGCTGGATAAAATTGTGGAGGGGATAGCCATATGA
- a CDS encoding DUF1894 domain-containing protein, which translates to MSCIEQMKYEILLEKTTYKEAREYIEKNSEEVYYVDPGYKIFKDYHIIGVPPIAMGVKGNSLIFTYTKPCYGTFVLTVDSEDSTKEIDRLRETEKNKVKPSLKKSKPPESPKAPSGSYLDMWKK; encoded by the coding sequence ATGAGCTGTATTGAGCAGATGAAGTACGAGATTCTCCTGGAAAAGACGACTTACAAAGAGGCCAGAGAGTACATCGAGAAAAACTCAGAGGAAGTCTACTATGTAGACCCCGGATACAAGATTTTCAAGGACTACCACATAATAGGAGTGCCGCCCATTGCTATGGGGGTTAAGGGCAACTCTCTGATTTTCACCTATACAAAGCCCTGCTACGGAACCTTTGTCCTGACCGTAGACAGCGAGGACAGCACAAAAGAAATTGACCGGCTCAGAGAGACGGAGAAGAATAAGGTAAAGCCCTCTTTGAAGAAGAGCAAACCTCCTGAGAGCCCGAAGGCTCCCTCTGGCAGCTACCTGGATATGTGGAAAAAATGA
- the purM gene encoding phosphoribosylformylglycinamidine cyclo-ligase, whose amino-acid sequence MSEKHLTYADSGVDITKEEKTVKTLIDKLSYVRKGIGAPLTGIGHYAGLLDFGEYALAMTTDGVGSKVLIANEMKRWNTVGIDCIAMNVNDLLAIGAEPVAFVDYLALEKHEEGFAAQIGEGLLKGAEISRMSIVGGETATLPDIIKGFDLAGTCLGVVKKEDILEGGKVRVGDVLVGIPSTGVHSNGYTLVRKIIEKSGYSYHDPCPYDSSKTIGDELLEPTRIYIEVLDVLKACEVHGLAHITGSGLLKLRRVTKLGFEFSDPIEPQEIFKFLQKEGEVEDLEMYRTFNMGMGFLMILPEKDAAKAAELTGGKIVGKIVESGIRVKDLIIE is encoded by the coding sequence GTGAGCGAAAAGCACCTAACATACGCGGACTCAGGCGTGGATATCACAAAGGAAGAAAAAACCGTCAAAACCCTGATCGACAAACTGAGTTATGTTCGAAAGGGTATTGGAGCCCCTCTTACAGGAATAGGACACTATGCAGGGCTCTTGGACTTCGGAGAATATGCCCTTGCCATGACGACGGACGGGGTAGGATCAAAAGTCCTTATTGCAAACGAGATGAAGCGCTGGAACACCGTGGGGATAGACTGTATCGCAATGAACGTTAACGACCTCCTTGCCATCGGGGCCGAACCCGTAGCCTTTGTGGACTACCTGGCCCTGGAGAAGCATGAAGAGGGTTTTGCCGCCCAGATAGGAGAAGGGCTGCTGAAAGGAGCCGAAATCTCAAGGATGTCCATTGTAGGCGGGGAAACCGCAACCCTCCCTGATATCATCAAAGGTTTTGACCTTGCAGGCACCTGCCTGGGGGTTGTCAAAAAAGAAGATATCCTAGAAGGAGGAAAGGTCCGGGTAGGCGACGTACTTGTCGGCATCCCGAGCACAGGAGTCCACAGTAACGGCTATACTCTTGTAAGGAAGATCATTGAGAAATCCGGCTACTCTTACCACGATCCCTGTCCCTATGACAGTTCAAAGACCATAGGAGACGAACTCCTTGAGCCCACCCGGATTTACATAGAAGTCCTTGATGTCCTTAAAGCGTGCGAAGTCCACGGGCTTGCCCACATAACAGGCAGCGGGCTTTTGAAACTGAGAAGGGTAACAAAACTTGGCTTTGAATTTTCCGACCCTATCGAGCCCCAGGAGATCTTCAAATTCCTGCAGAAAGAAGGCGAAGTCGAAGACCTTGAGATGTACAGAACCTTCAATATGGGCATGGGCTTTTTGATGATCCTGCCGGAAAAAGACGCCGCAAAAGCTGCAGAGCTTACCGGTGGAAAAATCGTAGGAAAAATTGTGGAAAGCGGGATCAGGGTTAAAGACCTGATAATAGAGTGA